One region of Trinickia violacea genomic DNA includes:
- a CDS encoding DUF4148 domain-containing protein, whose translation MTPRLKLALPIALMMARAGAIAANRLTPQECHSYPFQPTHGALTQDDLARELAELESVGYRPSLDNYSFDISDARARLNAEYARDCLPKGSTASLPSTSG comes from the coding sequence ATGACGCCCCGTCTCAAGCTCGCGTTGCCGATTGCCTTGATGATGGCACGCGCTGGCGCCATCGCGGCGAACCGGCTCACGCCGCAGGAGTGCCACTCCTACCCGTTCCAGCCGACGCACGGCGCGCTCACACAGGACGACCTGGCGCGCGAGCTGGCCGAACTCGAATCGGTCGGCTACCGGCCGAGTCTCGACAACTACTCGTTCGATATCAGCGACGCCCGCGCGCGGCTGAACGCCGAATACGCCAGGGATTGCTTGCCGAAGGGGTCCACAGCGAGCCTTCCATCGACGAGCGGCTAA
- a CDS encoding DUF4148 domain-containing protein, whose amino-acid sequence MKSLINAVAIALVLAAPAVSFAQSNEPVTRAQVRADLVQVEKAGYNPLDWMHYPENIQAAEARVAAQKGAAADTSGYGPSAVAASQSGQRGEVTMSSYSAPVYVGR is encoded by the coding sequence ATGAAATCGCTGATCAACGCCGTCGCAATCGCCCTCGTTCTCGCCGCACCGGCCGTTTCCTTCGCGCAGTCGAACGAGCCGGTCACCCGCGCGCAAGTTCGCGCCGATCTGGTTCAAGTCGAAAAGGCCGGCTACAACCCGCTCGATTGGATGCACTATCCGGAAAACATCCAGGCGGCCGAAGCGCGCGTAGCGGCGCAGAAGGGCGCAGCCGCCGATACCTCGGGCTACGGCCCGTCCGCGGTCGCTGCATCGCAGTCCGGTCAACGCGGCGAAGTGACGATGAGCTCGTATTCGGCTCCGGTGTACGTCGGCCGCTAA
- the mnmE gene encoding tRNA uridine-5-carboxymethylaminomethyl(34) synthesis GTPase MnmE, with amino-acid sequence MLATDSDPIVAIATAPGRGGIGVVRVSFGRTGEAAAQALIQALCGQPLAPRHASYVPFLDGSGNALDRGIALYFPAPHSYTGEHVLELQGHGGPIVMQLLLQRCVDAGRAFDLRLAEPGEFTRRAFLNDKLDLAQAEAVADLIEASTEAAARSAGRSLEGAFSRDIHALVEDVITLRMLVEATLDFPEEEIDFLEAADARGKLAHIRERLAQVLGDARQGALLREGLSVVLAGQPNVGKSSLLNALAGAELAIVTPIAGTTRDKVSQTIQIEGIPLHVIDTAGLRETEDEVEKIGIARTWSEIERADVVLHLLDARIGSTAEDGVIAARFPSGVPVVRVLNKTDLTELAPSVARLSDANDDDVCEVRLSAKKGEGIELLREQLLRIAGWQAGAESVYLARERHLIALRAAQDHLALAAQHANQNAQALDLFAEELRLAQEQLNSITGEFTSDDLLGVIFSRFCIGK; translated from the coding sequence ATGCTCGCTACCGATTCCGATCCGATCGTCGCCATTGCCACCGCCCCCGGACGGGGAGGCATCGGTGTCGTGCGGGTGTCGTTTGGCCGTACCGGGGAGGCGGCCGCCCAAGCGCTGATCCAGGCCCTATGCGGCCAGCCGCTCGCGCCGCGGCACGCGAGCTATGTGCCGTTTCTCGACGGCAGCGGCAACGCACTCGACCGCGGCATCGCGTTGTACTTCCCGGCGCCGCACTCGTACACGGGCGAGCACGTGCTGGAGCTGCAGGGCCACGGCGGACCGATCGTCATGCAGCTGCTACTGCAGCGCTGCGTCGACGCCGGACGCGCCTTTGACCTGCGGCTCGCCGAGCCCGGCGAATTCACGCGCCGCGCGTTTCTGAACGACAAGCTCGATCTCGCGCAGGCCGAAGCCGTCGCCGATTTGATCGAAGCGAGCACGGAAGCCGCTGCACGCTCGGCCGGGCGCTCGCTCGAAGGCGCGTTTTCGCGCGATATCCATGCGCTCGTCGAAGACGTGATCACGCTGCGCATGCTCGTCGAAGCGACGCTCGATTTTCCCGAAGAAGAGATCGATTTTCTCGAAGCCGCCGACGCGCGCGGCAAGCTCGCCCATATCCGCGAGCGGCTCGCACAAGTGCTCGGCGACGCGCGGCAAGGGGCGTTGCTGCGCGAGGGGTTATCGGTGGTGCTCGCGGGGCAGCCGAACGTCGGCAAATCGTCGCTGTTGAACGCGCTGGCCGGCGCCGAGCTGGCTATCGTCACGCCGATCGCCGGCACGACGCGCGACAAGGTCTCGCAAACCATCCAGATCGAAGGTATTCCGCTGCACGTGATCGATACGGCCGGCCTGCGCGAAACGGAAGACGAGGTCGAGAAGATCGGCATCGCGCGCACGTGGAGCGAGATCGAGCGAGCGGATGTGGTGCTGCATCTGCTCGATGCGCGCATCGGTTCGACGGCTGAGGATGGCGTGATCGCGGCGCGTTTTCCATCGGGCGTGCCGGTCGTGCGCGTCCTGAACAAGACCGATTTGACCGAACTCGCGCCGTCGGTCGCGCGTCTTTCCGACGCGAACGACGACGATGTTTGCGAAGTGCGTTTGTCGGCAAAAAAGGGCGAAGGAATCGAGCTGCTGCGCGAGCAACTGCTGCGGATCGCCGGATGGCAAGCAGGCGCGGAAAGCGTCTATCTTGCGCGCGAGCGGCACCTGATTGCGCTGCGCGCCGCGCAGGATCACCTCGCGCTCGCCGCCCAGCACGCGAATCAGAACGCGCAGGCACTCGATTTGTTTGCCGAGGAATTGCGGCTCGCCCAAGAGCAATTGAATTCGATTACGGGGGAGTTCACGTCGGACGATTTGCTTGGCGTGATTTTCAGCCGGTTTTGTATTGGGAAATGA
- a CDS encoding transcriptional regulator gives MPTVDEKTAFSERLKFALLRSPEKISGGTELALHFNLRHHGENPISPQTAHKWLTARTIPTADKLATLAEWLRVDLHWLHYGPPPSTAARTTPKPLPRDEKYPLTPETIELASKIEALSPHHRYLVQELIEQFYGDGAER, from the coding sequence ATGCCAACCGTCGATGAAAAAACGGCGTTCTCCGAGCGCCTCAAGTTCGCCCTGCTGCGCAGCCCCGAGAAAATCTCGGGCGGGACCGAGCTTGCCTTGCACTTCAATCTGCGCCACCACGGCGAGAACCCGATCTCCCCGCAGACCGCGCACAAGTGGCTGACCGCCCGCACGATTCCGACGGCCGACAAGCTCGCGACCCTCGCCGAATGGCTGCGCGTCGATCTGCATTGGCTGCACTACGGCCCGCCGCCGAGCACCGCAGCCCGCACGACGCCCAAGCCCCTCCCGCGAGACGAAAAGTATCCGCTGACGCCGGAGACGATCGAACTGGCGTCGAAGATCGAAGCGCTGTCGCCGCATCATCGCTACCTGGTTCAAGAGCTGATCGAGCAGTTCTACGGGGACGGGGCTGAACGCTGA